A window of Candidatus Hydrogenedens sp. genomic DNA:
AAAGGAGAAGTTGTTGAAAAAACCACTGAGGAAAAAAAGAACGATAAAAGTGTAAACAATATTGACTTTTCAACTGAATTTTTACTTGAGGAGATGTAGCATATGTTTGGGAGGTTAATTAAAAAATCACCATTCGATATTGAAGATGATAGTCCACGAATAATATCAATTGATAGAATTGCTTACCTGCAACTAATTTTATGGATGATGTTTTGTATTATTATTGTTCGGCTTGTTATTGTGTGTTTTTTCCCAAAAACAATTGTTAAAAAATCTGCTCTCTCTCATTCTGGGAAAATAGTGCGTGAGAATCCACGGGGTTCAATATATGATAGAGCCCAAAATTTACTTGCCTATTCTGTTTATACCCCTTCTTTATTTTGTTCACCTGCAGATATCCTGTATCCCGATGAAATGGCAGAAATGGTTTCAAAAAAATTAGGTTTGGATTATGAATTAGTCCGACAAAAGATGATTCAAACGGATAAGGCTGGAAATAAATTGCGGTACGTGCTTATTCAACGAGCCGTTGAGAATCTTTCAAAAGCAGAATTGGAAGATTTTATTAGTAAACTTAATAAATGGCATGATAAGAAATATAAAGAGTCGCAAAAGAAAGACGAAAACAAGTTAACACTATGGCAGGAGATTCTATTTTATTTAAGGGACAAGCCAGATGAAGACCCAATTATGCAAAAAAGAGGCAAACCCCTTTTTATAAAATATGAATGGCTTCGTCAATACCCACATCAAGATGTAGGCGGAAATATTATTGGATTTGTGGCAAGAAATGATAGTAAGGATGGGGGACGGATTGCTGGCATGGATGGAATAGAACGAGATTGGGACCGCTATTTATACGCAGACCCAACTGAAATAACAGGTAGAAAGACAGGTAATGGATTTATTCTTCCATCAACATCTCAAGAACAACAAGGACAATGTCCAGGGGCTAATTTAGAACTTACAATAGATTTAGAAATTCAACATGTTTTAGAAAAAGAATTAGATAAAAGGATTATCGAGTGCAATGCTTCTGATGGGATGGGAATTATTATGAATCCATACACAGGAGCAATATTAGCTATGGCTTCTCGACCTTCGTACGACCCAAATCTCCCAGAAACAAGACAGGGTGATGCACTTAAAAATAAGGTGCTTTACGAATTGATAGAGCCTGGTTCTACATTTAAAGTAATTACTGCAAGTGCAGGTTTAGAAAAAGGTGGTTTTACAAAAGATACTATTATTAACTGCGAAGGTGGAAGTTATCGAGTTGGGAATAAAGTAATCCGCGACGTCCACGGTATGGGGGCAGTTCCTTTCTGGAAGTGCTTTGAACAATCCAGTAACGTCGGTTTTGTTAAAGTGGGACAGAAAGTCGGTTTAGACACTCTAAGAGAATATGTTAAAAAATTTGGTTTTGGTACAAAAGCACTTAGTGACATATCTACCGAACGAATAGGAGCAATCTCAACCAACAGAGCTGAAACAACATTGAGTTCAATGTCTATTGGTTATGCTGTTAATGTCACACCTATTCAATTAGCACGAGCTTATGCTGTGATAGCAAATGGTGGTTATTTAGTGGATCCTTATCTTGTTGAAAAGGCAGTTCTCCCTTCGGGTGAAGTGATATATGAACATAAAGCGGAGTCTTTTACAAGAGTTATTCAACCAGAAACTGCGGAAACTATAAGAACATTATGCCATCAGGTTGTTCTTAAAGGAACAGGGAAATCTGCAAATATCCCTCAATATAAAGTCGGGGGAAAAACAGGTACCGCTCACACCGCACGACCGAGAAGCGAAGGAGGCGGTTACGACCCCAATAAAATTATTTCGGTCTTTTCTGGTTTTGCTCCAGTAACAAATCCCAAAATTGTAGCAGTCATTGTTATACGTTATCCAATGTCAAAAATTAAGTACGGTGGATATGTTTGCGGTCCTGTATTTAAAAATGTAGTTTATTACACTCTAACACGGCTAAAAGTTCCCCCAGACCCTGTACCTCTTGAATTACTCAAACAAGATGGTTTTATAGCAGAAAATAGCGTTGAAAAAGATAACGACGCCTTATATTTTGAAAGTATTGAACCACAATGGATTAATGAAATCTTAACAGATGAACCTTCTATGCCAGTAAATGAAAAAGCCACTGACTCCTTGTTTGCAGACACGGGAAAAAAATCCCCTAATAAAAAGGCAGAGGAAAAAGTAAAACCTTCAATCCCTGTAAATCCATTATCTGAAGAAGAACTCATAAAAATGGCTAAAGAATCTGAAACATTGCCGAATCTTTTAGGATTAACTAAACATCAAGCGTTGAATGTATTGACCGCATTAAAGATTGAATATGAATGTAATGGCTATGGAAGAGTTATTTCCCAGATTCCATTCCCAGGAGCACCTTTAGAAAATGTTGATGTGTGTCAACTAAATTTTTCTGGTGTCGTAGAAGATGAAATGAAAAAGACATCAGTAACCGCAAAGGAATAGAGATGAATCTTCGGGATATTGTTCAGCGTTGGAAACTAAATTCCTCACTACCCATTCCAGAAAAAGAGGTAAGAGGAATAACCGAGAATTCAAAAAAAGTACAGGAAGGATGTATTTTTGTTGCTATTCGTGGGGAACATTCTGATGGTAGTATTTACATCCCTGAAGTTATAGAAAAAGGAGCAATCGCCGTTATCAGTTCTGCCACACCTCCCGAAGAGTGGGCTTTTTTATTAGCACAGAGACAAATACCCTATTTCATTCATGAAACTCCACGACAGCTCTTAGGTGAAATCGCTCATTTCATTGCAGGTGACCCGACAAAATCAATGGTTGTTATTGGTATTACTGGAACAAATGGAAAAACAAGCACGACCTTTTTAATCGAAAGCATCTTAAAGGAGGCAGGCATCTCTGTAGCCCGTTTTGGAACCCTTGGCTACAATTTTGGAGACCAACAGATAGATGCAATTCATACCACACCTTTTAATGAAGATTTAGTTGCACTCTTCTCCAGAGCAAAACAGCAGGGTATTACCCATGTGGTGATGGAGGTTAGCAGTCATGCACTTGCACAAGACCGAGTTTCTGGAATCCATTTTACAATTGGTGCTTTTACAAATTTGACGCAAGACCATCTGGACTTTCATAAAACGATGGAAGATTACCTAAAAGCAAAACTCCGACTCTTTGAAATATTACCTTCTGATGGAGGCATCGGTGTCGTAAATGCCTCAGATTCGTATGCCGATTATTTTATAAAAGCAACGAATGCCAAATGTGTTACATATGGCTTAAAAGGCGACTATGTTGCAAAAGATATAGAAGGTAGTATGAAAGAAACAAAGTTTCTTCTTCGTACTCCTTTCGGGGAGATAGATGTAAAACTTAATCTTATCGGTAGACATAACGTTTTTAATGCACTTTGTGCTACCGCAGTTGCAGGAGAAATAGGCATTCCATTAAAGGATATACAAAGAGGTATTAAAAACTTAAAATGTGTCCCTGGAAGGTTTGAAATAATTGATGAAGGACAAGATTTTACTGTTGTTGTCGATTATGCCCACACGGAAGATGGCTTAAATCACGTCCTACAAACAGCGAGAAATTTAACCAAAGGAAAACTAATTGTTGTTTTTGGATGTGGTGGTGACCGAGATAAAACCAAAAGACCTAAGATGGGGGCGGTTTCCGCAAAATGGGCTGACATCGTCATTCTTACCTCTGATAATCCCAGAACCGAAGACCCGAAGAGAATTTTATTAGATATTGAAGTTGGTGTTCAGAAGATGGGTAAAGACAAAGGCGATAATTATTTTGTTATAGAAAATAGGGAAGAGGCTATAGAATTTGCTTTGAGCAAAGCAAAGCCTAATGACATCGTTATTATTGCTGGGAAAGGGCATGAACCCTATCAGATTATCGGTACCCAGAGATTCCCATTTGATGACCGTGAAGTGGCGCGTAAACTTTTGAAAGGAAAATAGATGGCTTGGGAATATACATTGGGAGAATTAACAAAAGTTGTCCATGGGAAGTTAAATGGAAACAAACATGCAGTATTCTCCGGTGTTTCTACCGATACCCGAACAATTAAACCTGGTAATATTTTTTTCGCTTTGCCCGGAAATAAAGTTGATGGACATCAATTTGTCCAGGAAGCTATTAACAAAGGTGCCATTGCTGTTATTGTTTCAA
This region includes:
- a CDS encoding penicillin-binding transpeptidase domain-containing protein, which codes for MFGRLIKKSPFDIEDDSPRIISIDRIAYLQLILWMMFCIIIVRLVIVCFFPKTIVKKSALSHSGKIVRENPRGSIYDRAQNLLAYSVYTPSLFCSPADILYPDEMAEMVSKKLGLDYELVRQKMIQTDKAGNKLRYVLIQRAVENLSKAELEDFISKLNKWHDKKYKESQKKDENKLTLWQEILFYLRDKPDEDPIMQKRGKPLFIKYEWLRQYPHQDVGGNIIGFVARNDSKDGGRIAGMDGIERDWDRYLYADPTEITGRKTGNGFILPSTSQEQQGQCPGANLELTIDLEIQHVLEKELDKRIIECNASDGMGIIMNPYTGAILAMASRPSYDPNLPETRQGDALKNKVLYELIEPGSTFKVITASAGLEKGGFTKDTIINCEGGSYRVGNKVIRDVHGMGAVPFWKCFEQSSNVGFVKVGQKVGLDTLREYVKKFGFGTKALSDISTERIGAISTNRAETTLSSMSIGYAVNVTPIQLARAYAVIANGGYLVDPYLVEKAVLPSGEVIYEHKAESFTRVIQPETAETIRTLCHQVVLKGTGKSANIPQYKVGGKTGTAHTARPRSEGGGYDPNKIISVFSGFAPVTNPKIVAVIVIRYPMSKIKYGGYVCGPVFKNVVYYTLTRLKVPPDPVPLELLKQDGFIAENSVEKDNDALYFESIEPQWINEILTDEPSMPVNEKATDSLFADTGKKSPNKKAEEKVKPSIPVNPLSEEELIKMAKESETLPNLLGLTKHQALNVLTALKIEYECNGYGRVISQIPFPGAPLENVDVCQLNFSGVVEDEMKKTSVTAKE
- a CDS encoding UDP-N-acetylmuramoyl-L-alanyl-D-glutamate--2,6-diaminopimelate ligase produces the protein MNLRDIVQRWKLNSSLPIPEKEVRGITENSKKVQEGCIFVAIRGEHSDGSIYIPEVIEKGAIAVISSATPPEEWAFLLAQRQIPYFIHETPRQLLGEIAHFIAGDPTKSMVVIGITGTNGKTSTTFLIESILKEAGISVARFGTLGYNFGDQQIDAIHTTPFNEDLVALFSRAKQQGITHVVMEVSSHALAQDRVSGIHFTIGAFTNLTQDHLDFHKTMEDYLKAKLRLFEILPSDGGIGVVNASDSYADYFIKATNAKCVTYGLKGDYVAKDIEGSMKETKFLLRTPFGEIDVKLNLIGRHNVFNALCATAVAGEIGIPLKDIQRGIKNLKCVPGRFEIIDEGQDFTVVVDYAHTEDGLNHVLQTARNLTKGKLIVVFGCGGDRDKTKRPKMGAVSAKWADIVILTSDNPRTEDPKRILLDIEVGVQKMGKDKGDNYFVIENREEAIEFALSKAKPNDIVIIAGKGHEPYQIIGTQRFPFDDREVARKLLKGK